TATCAAATTTCCTCCGGTGAATATTCGGAAACGAAGAAAATGATGCTCTTGAAGTAAATCTTATACTTCATTTCCATCACAAAGAAAAAGGGGCTTTCAAAGCCCCTTTTCATTTTCAGCATATTTATCAATCAACAGCAAACGCCATCCATTCTTTTGAATGCTTTAACATTGAACGGCGTTGCCATTTTCAAAGCGCGTTATTTTAGCAGAATCATTTTTTTTGTTTCCATAAACGAACCAGAAATAATCCGATAATAATACACGCCGCTTGACAATGTGCCCGCATTAAAATGGTAGGCGTTCCAGCCCGCACTACCTTGCAGCTGTTTGGAAAGCACTTCTCTGCCCAGCATGTCAAAAACTTTCAGTGTCGCCGTTCCTGCTTGTGCTAAGCTGAAACGAATCACCGTACTTGGGTTGAACGGATTCGGATAGTTTTGTGCCAAAGCGTATTGCGTTGCTATCGTTTCCTCGTTAGATACCGCTTCGGTTACGCTAACGCTAACAGAATTATCGTACTCTTGGCGCGTACCACTCAAGTCTTCAGTGAAAATGGTGTAGGTGTAACTTTCACCAAGATAAACATCCGTATCGGTGAAGCGATAACTGGTAGCGTTGCTGGTTGTACCTTGCCCTTTGAGCGCAGTCACGTTTGTATAAGACGCGATTTCTGTACCATCTCTGTAAAGAATAAAGCCCGCGTTGTCTGTTTCCGATGCAGTTTTCCAGTTGAGCAAAACGCCGCTGCTGGTTGAAGAACCAGTGAAACTGACGAGCTCCACAGGAAGTGGATTGTCTTCCTCGCCACCAATCACAAACTCGGAAAGAGAAGTTAAGCCTTCTACCGTGATCGAAGTTGGGCAGTTGGTGCGATCGATCGTTGCACTTAAATCAGCAACGACATCTTTCCATGGCGAAGTGCTATCGTCGCGTTTTAAGACATAAAGCGTGCTGCAGTTGAAAATGCCAGGGATGCCTTCTAAATACAGCGTAATGCTGTAAGTGCCTGTAATGGTGCCGGAAATAACTCTGACCGTCCAATAGCGAGGCGAAAGATTGATCACAGCGCCTGGAAGCGAACCGATCACCTCAGGCGTTTCATCATTTCTGATAACTTGAATGACGACTTCGCCGGCATTTCCAGTTGTAAATATCAACTCAACATCGTTGTTTGCAAATATGTGCAAATTCGTGTCGCCAGCGGGAATGGTCACCGGCTCGTAGTAAAGGTAAGGATAACCATCGTTGGTTACGCCATCCATGTTCCAATAATCATCTTCACCATTAGCCGTTTCACTCGCAAAATCCCAACTTTCATTGGTGAAGATGGATTGGGTTTTCAATTCTGCGGTGGTTGCTGCAATTACGCCCGTCGTATCGCCACCACCACGATATCCAACACCTTTAGCACTTGAGTCAGCATTCCAAAACGAAGCATCAATCGTAGAATAATTGCCATTATTATATCCAACCAAACCGCCAGCTCTTGTTCCGGCTGTGGCTTTCGAAGAACCCGACGCATAGCTGTTGCTAATCGTTGAAGAATTTGTGTTGCTTCCAACCAAAACCCCAATGCTGTTTGAACCGCGTGCACTACCCCGGGCATAGCTGTTTGAAATATTGCCTCCCGTGTGGTTACTTCCGACAAGAACGCCTACATAATACCGGCCATTTTTCACTTGGCCTGTCGCATAGCAATTCGATATGGTTGAATAATAGATATTCTCGCCGACCAGAATACCTACATTGTCCGAATTACCAGTCACTTGACCTGTGGCATAGCAGTTTGTAATCTGGGAAAGACTGTCTCGCCCAACCAGACCACTAACATAAATAGAGCCCGTGATACGCACATTTGTTACGCCCAGATTTTCCACACTCGCAAGACCAATGTTGCCAAACAGGCTCACATATTTCGCCGTTGAACGATTGATGTAGAGGCTGTCAATCCGATAATTGCCGCCATCATATGTGCCGGTAAATTTAGTGGTGCTGTTTCCAATTGGTGTCCAACCAGCGCCGCCATCCCATGTATCAATGGCTGGAGACGCGTCGGCAAAATGAATATCAGCGGTTTGCTTATAATATTTTCCCCATTGACCACTGTTTTGAGATAACCAATAGAGGTTTTGCCAAGTCGCTATTTTGTATGGATTGGTAGAAGAACCATCTCCACTTGGCGCAACAGCGGATTGCGCCTGTATTTGACTATTGAAAAAGAGCAGGGGTAGCAAAATAAGAAAGAGTTTTTTCATGTCTTATGTGTTTCAAATTTAGTTAAATGGCAGCGACGTTCGCACCAATCCGTTACTGCGTAATTAAATCTAACAGCATTAAATCGAGCAAATGTAAGGATTTCACCTTCAATTAGGGTTTATATAGAAACTGACAAACAAAAGTAACGACTAAAGAGGAAAAAGAAAATTTGTTATGTTAAATAATTGCAATCTTGTTGCAAGGAAAGGATGGGCTTAAAAATTCGCTTCGTCGGGCTTCAACACAGCAACCTGGCTCTCTCTAAAAAGCAGATGCTTTCAATTAAATCCCTGTCTTTTTTACGCTTAGATACTCTTGTTTTTTCAGAAAAAGCAATAACATCTAAGTTATATTAAATTAATAATTTAGGAATTCTTATTACGAAAGAATGTTAGGTATAAATTTTTAGTTAAAAATAAAAAAACTAACAAACAAAATAAAGGGAAAAAGAAAATTTGTTATGCGCGATAATTCCAATCGTTACTGTTAGGAAACAGTAACTTTGAAAAATCAATTACGATGGATTGGTGCTGAAAAATCGACGAGATAGCTGGGTGGATGGAATGTGCGGCAAACCTGAACTTTTTGATTTTAGAGGGCGCGTTCGGATTCTTCAAAAAGGAAACCCAGTTCGGACAAATAGGTTTATTTCCTGCTAAGCTCGCGGCCACTCGAAAAGTAGAGCCAAGCATAAACTTGGCTCTTTTTTATGATTTTTAGCTGACCGCGAAACACATCGTCGCGCTCCAAAAAAAATGCTACGGCTTATAAAATTTGCTGCTGCCGAGTCGGACGCGCACGGCTTCGGCGTGGGCTTCCAGGCCTTCGGCGTCGGCAAAGCGGGCAATTTGCTCGCCGGTTTTGTCTAACATCTCTTTCGTGTAAGAAATAATCGAGCTGCGCTTTAAAAAATCCTTTGTGGAAAGCGCCGAGAAAAAGCGCGAAGTGCCGCTCGTCGGCAAGGTGTGGTTCGGTCCGGCAAAATAATCGCCGACGGGTTCGCTGGAATAATGGCCGAGGAAAATCGCGCCTGCATTGCGAAGCTTCGGCAATAGCTCCCAAGGGCTTGCGGTGTGGACTTCCAAATGTTCCGGCGCAATGATATTCGAAACCGCGCAAGCCTCATCCAAATGTTGCGTCAGCACAATAGCGGAATTTTTTTGCACAGCGGCTTCTATGTTGTGCTTGCGCTCCATTTTCGGCAAAAGCGATTTGGCTTCGTCATTGACGGCCTGCGCAAGCGTCTCGGAAGTCGTGATGAGAACAGCGGAAGCGTCCGCATCATGCTCGGTTTGCGAGAACAAATCCAGCGCGACAAATCGCGGATTGGCCGTTTCGTCCGCAATCACTGCAATTTCCGACGGGCCGGCAATGCTATCGATGGACACTTCGCCGAAGACCAAGCGTTTGGCCATGGCGACATATTTATTTCCCGGCCCCGTGATTTTATCCACTTTCGGAAGGGTTTTCGTGCCGTAAGCAAACGCGCCGATCGCTTGCGCCCCGCCGAGCTTGTAGATATTTTTCAATCCCAAAATTTTCGCGGCGGCCAAAATGTGCTTATGCACTTCGCACTTCGCGTTGCACGGCGTAGTCAGGTAAATTTCGGGGACGCCCGCCACCAGCGCCGGAATTGCGTTCATCAGCACGGACGACGGATAGGCCGCTTGTCCGCCCGGCACATAAAGCAGGGCTTTTTCAACAGCGGTGATTTTTTGCCCAATTAAAACACCGTTCGGTTGCTCATAAAAAAAGCTTTTATCCAATTCGTGGCGATGAAATTCAAAAATATTTTCCGCCGCTTTTTCCATGATGTCAATCAGGGATTTATCGGTCTCGTTGAACGCGCGATCCAGTTCGGCTTCGGAGACGGTAAAATCGGCAAGCCGCACCTTATCAAATTTTTCTGTGTAATCGCGAACGGCCTCGTCGCCTCGCGTTTTCACATCGCTTAAAATTTCTTTGACCGTTTTTTCAACAGCCTCGTCCAAAACCTCGCGGCGCGAAAGGAATTTCCCGAGCGCGTCCGAGCCGCCTGTATAATTAATAATCTCAAACACTTGCAATTTTCTTAAACGGTTAGAAAAAAGGCCTTAATTTATTGCCAAATGTAGCGAAAAAGTTTATGTCGTACCCTAAAAAAGGTAA
Above is a window of Chloroherpeton thalassium ATCC 35110 DNA encoding:
- a CDS encoding GLUG motif-containing protein, coding for MKKLFLILLPLLFFNSQIQAQSAVAPSGDGSSTNPYKIATWQNLYWLSQNSGQWGKYYKQTADIHFADASPAIDTWDGGAGWTPIGNSTTKFTGTYDGGNYRIDSLYINRSTAKYVSLFGNIGLASVENLGVTNVRITGSIYVSGLVGRDSLSQITNCYATGQVTGNSDNVGILVGENIYYSTISNCYATGQVKNGRYYVGVLVGSNHTGGNISNSYARGSARGSNSIGVLVGSNTNSSTISNSYASGSSKATAGTRAGGLVGYNNGNYSTIDASFWNADSSAKGVGYRGGGDTTGVIAATTAELKTQSIFTNESWDFASETANGEDDYWNMDGVTNDGYPYLYYEPVTIPAGDTNLHIFANNDVELIFTTGNAGEVVIQVIRNDETPEVIGSLPGAVINLSPRYWTVRVISGTITGTYSITLYLEGIPGIFNCSTLYVLKRDDSTSPWKDVVADLSATIDRTNCPTSITVEGLTSLSEFVIGGEEDNPLPVELVSFTGSSTSSGVLLNWKTASETDNAGFILYRDGTEIASYTNVTALKGQGTTSNATSYRFTDTDVYLGESYTYTIFTEDLSGTRQEYDNSVSVSVTEAVSNEETIATQYALAQNYPNPFNPSTVIRFSLAQAGTATLKVFDMLGREVLSKQLQGSAGWNAYHFNAGTLSSGVYYYRIISGSFMETKKMILLK
- the hisD gene encoding histidinol dehydrogenase, whose translation is MFEIINYTGGSDALGKFLSRREVLDEAVEKTVKEILSDVKTRGDEAVRDYTEKFDKVRLADFTVSEAELDRAFNETDKSLIDIMEKAAENIFEFHRHELDKSFFYEQPNGVLIGQKITAVEKALLYVPGGQAAYPSSVLMNAIPALVAGVPEIYLTTPCNAKCEVHKHILAAAKILGLKNIYKLGGAQAIGAFAYGTKTLPKVDKITGPGNKYVAMAKRLVFGEVSIDSIAGPSEIAVIADETANPRFVALDLFSQTEHDADASAVLITTSETLAQAVNDEAKSLLPKMERKHNIEAAVQKNSAIVLTQHLDEACAVSNIIAPEHLEVHTASPWELLPKLRNAGAIFLGHYSSEPVGDYFAGPNHTLPTSGTSRFFSALSTKDFLKRSSIISYTKEMLDKTGEQIARFADAEGLEAHAEAVRVRLGSSKFYKP